From Eremothecium sinecaudum strain ATCC 58844 chromosome III, complete sequence:
ATCTAATTACAAAATACATTTCCTTGCTTACATTCTATGAACAATACGAATTGGTTCCTGTATATATTAGTTTCTTGGGTGAAGAAGATGCAATGGAAGCCTACTCGTACTTCTTATCCAATCTAAAGCAACCTGAGGTCAGGCAACGGCAATTGGAATTAAGCCACTACTTACAACTTCCAACTGCTAACATATTGAGAAGGACTGCCCAACGGACATTTAACGACACAGAATCACACTACGTCCCCAAAAACGTTATTGAGGTTACTTCTGAAGTGACAAGCACAGATGAGCACCTAATTTCTGCGGTGGATTGGTTGCTGGAGGGAAGACTTTATACAGATGCTGTGGAATCTATCGTGGCGCTTTCCAGAAGGTTTTTACTCAATGGAAAAGTATCCTCTCTAGAGACTTTTTTCAGTAAGCACTCTTTTGATGAAATAGTTAAGAGCTACGAACTAGATCAATTGGCTGCAAAAGATGACAATGCTGAGGATAAGCTAATTAAGGAACTTAACGAGTATTGCAGTCTCATTGCCACTTTCAAGAAATACAAGGAATGGGAAACCGCTCAAAGCAATCATGTGCCGGATTCAAATATCACAGCACTGTTAAGACAGTTCCAAGATCTTTCGACTTCACTTCGGAACCTTGCATCCACATTTTTAGTTGATTTAGCTGAAGATGCCGATATCGACCAGGAAGATAAAACTATTTTGCACAGTATAAGGTCATTGTACACTCCTTATCTAATTATTGTGCTCCATGCCTGCTATGTCAAGGCAGCAGATACTCTGAAGATAAAATCTTTTCTACAAGAAGCCGTTAATCTGTCGGTACTGGTAGCTAACGAAACGGATAAGATTTATCTTCTTTTCCAGGCCAATGGCAACCTAAACGAGTATCTGCAGTTGGTTGCGAAAGCTGTCGCCCTTCTTGGACAGTAAAATAACGGTATATAGCACATAGAAAGCTAATGCATATCTCGAGATACAAAACTGAAGTAGAGATTATGAGATTAAGTACGATGACATAAACTATTTATGAATAATAAACATTGTCAATAGGAAATCTAATCTTGTTCAATGAGACCCTTTTCGGAAACGTAGATACCATCCAAGAACTTTCTGATATCCTTGTTTCTGGCACGACAGATTTGTTGAATGTCGGCAGCATTTTGAGAGACGTTTTCGATGGAGTTACCGGACAAGACGATCTCGTCCTTTACGTTGGTTGAGAACTCAACAGTGACACCTTCTCTAACTGGCACAGATCTGACCTTCTTGTCACCCAAGTAGTTTCTGATTTCGATGAATTTAGCACCATCCTTTTCAACAACGTTAACGTTGATTGGGAAATGCGCGTAGACGTATCTCATCTTGTACTTGTAACCCTTAGTAACACCAGTGATCATGTTGCTAACCAAAGATTTGACAGTTCTCAATGCGGCAACGTGCTTCTTGTCACCATTGTGGACAGTGATAGTGAGCTGTCTGTCGGAGACCTTGTTGAAAGTAACATCGACGTGCTTCAAGTTCTTTTCCAAGTAACCTCTTGGACCAGTAACCTTTACAATTCTGGACTTGATGTTAACGGTAACACCTTGTGGAATGTCCAACACTTGGTCAGTTTGAATGTACTTCATTTCTTATACTTGCCTCGACCTATCCTGAACCTACGCGGCTACCACCAAACATCTTAGACGTGTGTGATAATTGGAGCCCGTACACGGTACGTGCGGTGGAAATTCCACACGATGGGCTGGACAGTTTGCGTCGCCGTTGAGAATGATAAGATCCCATTTCGTGTCGTGTATTACACCCACACATCGTACAATTATGTGCGTATAGTTCTGTGCGGAAAAGTATGGAGAGTTTTAAAAACAAACCACCGTACATCACATAAGTAATAGATGGACAGTCATACGTGTTTAGTGTAGGTCGTTCATCATACGCTGGAGTTTACTCATAACCCTGTCCCTATGAATAGCAATTGGGTCGTCTTCGTCTGTTGGGCTAAATTGGTGTCTCTCAAATGATTCTATATCGGATTGAGGGCGTTGGTAGTATTCTTGTTCGTTGTATTCATCTTGTTCAGCCTCTACATCTAGGTCAACGTAGTTTGTGGTATTAAGCGAACTTAAAAGGTTAGGCTCGGCGGCTAGCGTGTTGAATAGAGGTTCGTAGTCCTCAGATGGCTGCATTGGGTCCTGAATTTCTTCTAGCTCCTGTTCTAGCACAAGAACGGAGTTATCGGTGTTCTGTTCGTCGTTCTCGCTGTCGGAGCCAAACAGTATAGACCTGTCATCGTCCTCATCTTCAGGGTAGTCATTCCGGTAGTAATCCTCGTCGTTGGAGTCTTCGTCGTCTGAAAGCTGCTGGGAGTCTGATACTTCCTCCGGCTCTAATACACTTGCACCAAGGTCTTCGACAATGCGGATATAGCCAACGGTACCCTTATCGAATACAAATTCGTCTTCTGAAACAATCTCCCTAATGTATATATCATAAACGTAATCCAAACTAGGAAGTTCTGTGACCGTAGGCTGGTTGCTATACCGTCTCCGTGGCTTTTTTATAGTCCCAGAAGACGGCTGTTTGTCATTCAGCTTTAAGTAGTTTTCCAACATCTCTGTAATCTCCAGCGGAAGGGGCTCTTCCGAAGCAGCAGCCTTGGGCTGCTCTAATATAAACACTTTATCTTTATCATTCTCAGATAGCTGCAGCAGTGGCGTGTCTTCCTCACTCTGAAAATCCACGGTTTTTGAAAGCTTGAACACATACTTTCCCTTCTTATTTGACCGTTTCTCCTCCAAAAGTAGTGCTTGTAATGAATCTTCATCACGCCTACGCTTGACCCTAATAACTTCCGGGGTCTGATTCATCCCAACTGGTATTTTAGTTTAAAACAACCTCAATTAGATGTCAGGGTGGGCCGATGTCCCTTTTGCTTTATTGCGACATCATTTGCATGTTTCTGCGAGTtaaaaaaactacaatGACATTGGAAGTGACAGTGTtcaaaaaataaaatgatTAATTGTTTTGTGACAAAGTGCCTTAAAGTGATAAACCGAGTTTAATCATTCATAGGAGGACCGTAAATGATATCATTTGAGGGGGGGGACGATCTGCTACCTAGAGGCAATGTATCACGTTTGGGTGTTTCCAGTTTGGATGATATCCAGTGCAATCGCTGGGAATCAGCTTTCATCTCTAGCTGGAAGATACTAGCAGCAAAAATAATCGACCTTGCAATTCCAATTGTAGGACTTCGCTTAGACCCATCGAAAGATGTTGCGTTGGTCACGGGAGGTTCCGGTGGGTTGGGAAGGCAACTTGTTTCAGAGTTACATAAAAAGAGAATAATTACGGTTATTTTAGACATTGTTCCTCCATCCGGTTTAGAGAAGTGTAGTAATATACATTTTTATCCCTGTGATATCTCAGCTCCAAAAATAATTGCAGACGTTCATCAGAAGATTTTGAGGGAAGTTGGCCAAGTTACGATATTGATAAACAACGCTGCCATCACGTCGGATCATACCTTAGAATCAGTTGATAACGATAGGATAGAAAAAATAATCCATGTTAACCTACTTGGGGCCTACTCTTTGATAAGGGAATTTGTACCCTCAATGCTTGAAGTTGAGCGAGGATACATAGTAAACATTGCGTCGGTCTTGGGGTTTGTATCGCCTGCGAGACTTACCGCGTATGGTGCGTCCAAGGGCGGTTTAATTGCATTACATGAGTCACTTATAGCAGAATTAGAGCAGCACATGCTAATAAACATAGTTAATCCTGCCTATCCGCCATTAGTGAGACGTAGGGGTACCATAAGGAGTTTACTAGTATGTCCGGGGAAGATAGATACCAAGATGTTTGACAATGCACAGTCACCATCCAAAATAATCGCGCCGGATTTGGATCCTGAGTATCTTGCCAAAGAAATTGTGAAAGCCATCGAAAATAATAGGTCTGGAACCCTTAAGCTACCCTATTATACGAATATGATGTCCTATTTTAAGGCGTTAGATTGGCCTTGGTTTACCCTCTTTCGAGTAAAGTCCGGTGTAGACACAATAATTTCTGAAAGGCCAGAGGCAGCAACTCCCGAGGAATAGCTCGCCACTTGAGTTTTCATGTGTTTCCGACCTTTCGTTAGTTTTTGTGCTGCATAGCTGCCAACTAAAAATTGTATACATAAAAAGATCACGCACTCTGTTCCATGTTCTTAAGTTCCTTCCATGCGATCAAATTCTGTTCGGCAAACTCCCTCATGTACTTAGagtaattttttaaaatgtcAAATATTTCTTCATCCTTTTCACGCGAAAACTTCGGTAATTGCTCATCCCTAATAGTTTCTGTAATTACTTTTAAATCACTCTCACTAATATCTAACGATTCTCCTATTTGTTCAATGTCACGTTGGACCGAAGGAATAGTGGCCTTGTTGTCTTGATCCTGATAATTCACTGTTTCTTTCACTATATGCGCCAATTTGTTGATATTATTGAATATTTTGCCCTTGTATGTTTGTGTATTCGGTTCTGGTATTCTCTGTAGGTTTATTCTTCGATCGCCTGACAATTCTCTTGATGCCATCTGATTGGTCCTTTTAgcatcttcttcttgctcCTGAAATTTCCGCAACTGTCCGTTTTTATATAGCAATGTCCTCTTCAAGATGTCTCTCTGTATAAATTTCATTTTCCTATATTGTATTAACTCTCGTGCTGCCCCTATCATTAGCACAACCTCACATAAGGGCTCATTAATATTATAGTATAGCCTGCTCACCAATGATTCTAACGCAGTTACTGTAGCCGTATTTGACGCACTCAAACGTGAAAGTAACTCTTTAATTTCGGAACTCTGAGTTTCGTCTACAGCGAACTCAGCAAATGCATCACTTAGCTCTCTGAAGTCTTGCTTCAATTCGTTAAACGATTTTGTAATCCTCCTGCTGTATTTATAAATGCCTGTCTGCAATATATGCTCATATTTTCTGTAGTCATGTTCAATATGAAAGAATGCCAGATCATCAGGGTGAAAATCTACTGAGGTAGATACTTCGTCTTTGCCCTTTAAGATTTGGGTCGATGGGGATGATGGAATTGGTAAAAATGCATGAACCCTTGTTGTGTTAGTAGGATCCAATGGATTACATCGAAGTACATTCTTAGGTAACGATGAGATTGCTGCTGAACTTGTCATTACATCATTCCAGTTCGTATTATTAGGATCGAGAAAATCACTAATAATTGAAGTCTTGGATATTTCGCTATTATTCAATAACCTGTTCAAGAAGCTAGTCAACATCCTAATCCTGTGTCGTACTAACTTCTGGTCAGTGTTTCCAACACTTCCATCAATGACAGATGTACCTAAATCAACCCGTCCATCCGTTTCTGGAGGCAATATGTAATTTAAGTCAGATCCAGTTATAGCCTTCCCATAGCTGGTCAATGATTGCTTCTCTGGTATTGGTGGTATTAAACTCATTGGAAATAGCTTTATTAGTAATTTTCTTAGGCTCTCGAATTCGCTGTATCTCCTTCTGACTATTTTATCACCAAACTTAACTGTGTAAGTAATATGGGACCTTCCCTGCCCTTCAGAAACCTTGGATGCCTCTAAAATCTTTATTTTCTCTGAAGCATGTAGACTTTTTTCGACAGAAAGAGGAAACAACCTCTCCCGAATGCTTACACTACTTTCATTACTGTTTGATATAAAATCGTTGCCTTCATCCCTTGAATTCTGAGACTTAGACGGCGGTTGCGATATTCCTTCATAAGACTCCTTATCTATGCTGTCTGATTTAGATTCCATGAAGCGATTCTCCGTAGAGGCCTTTAATTGTGACAGCTCTCTTTCTAGTCGATGTTCTACGAAAGGGTTATCCTCTTGCACTATCGGCATATGAACAGTGTCCGACTCCGAAATCTCACTTACGTTATTTAAGTTACTGGAACCTTTATTTGAGCCATTTTGTAACATATCCAAACAATTATCTGTTACAATATCATCCAGTATGTCCTTATTACAGTCATTTACATCATGCTCGACATCTCCGGCATATTCACCTGAATTGCGCAATTGACCGTCATCAAATATGAAGTTTAGATTAAACTTATTATCTTCCATAACCTCTTCTACAGTAGTATCCTTATTAGATCCATGCTCGGTTGTTTGATTTGAACTGGGACTATCGCACATCATATAGTATACTTTGATTTATCGAGATATTAAGCCGTATACACCTTAACCATAAGAACAATAAGCCTATTTCTAACTAGAATGTCAGCAATGAGGCAAAAGTCTCGGTAGTCTTTACTCTATGAAGTGATTCTGTAAGCTTGTCAACATTTAAGTTCAAGGGGCGTTTGAAGCTATTTAAGGTGGCGCTTACAACCTTACAGGGTGTATGGGTTCTTTTTAACATGTTGAAAACTATTGATGGCCATCTAATTAGAGAAGAAGTAGTTCGCGATGAGCACAATTATCACAGTTGAGCTTTGTCGCTAATACCTAGTGTTATAATGGATACAGAGAAGCTACTGGGGAAATATATAGAAAACCAATATGGTTTGCTCGAAAAATTAGTCTCCGAAGGGCGTTTTAGTAAATGTTGCGAAGTTATTAGAGCGGTTTCATTCGACAAGGATGTGATATCAAATATATTCTCAAATGTATTAAATGCCTCAATTAAAGAGTTGGAATATGGTGTTCAGACAGATGGTTATAACTATGCGAAAAGCCCACTAGGTGACTTAGCGGAACTAGTAAGTTTATTACCAGACATAATTCCCGATATCAATAGTCGAATTATGAAATGGATTACAGAATATATCAATATTCACCGCAAACTTGGTGAATTCGAACAGCTAGAAACAAATTTTGACGAAAATTCAAGTTTTAGTCATTCAGATGTGCTAAATATTGATGTTGTTTTTGATTTCATTTCCGCTGTAGCTTTAAATCAGTCCAACGAAGAAAATGCTTCTGATATATATCACAAGATTTTGGGTTCATGGCAACTTCAGAAGCTGTTAGTTATGCTTCTTGGCTCACATGATGAGGTTATCTCGAACAAGGCCTCGGTATTATTTAGATGGAATATGAATATGGTTTGTGTGAACTGTGAAAAGGATCCTAAATTCGATGATTTTGTTTGGAAATCTATAGCTTTGTATTTGAAAAGCAATGAGAAGTGGCAGTGGGTTTTCCGTAATGCCGTGAAATTTCAGCTACGATTCTTGATGGAAAAGAAGATGTCGCCATGTTTTTTGGCGTATATCTCAAGAGAAGAATATTGGAAGGATTTGCTAACTATTCTTGCTAGCAATATCCACGAGTACAGAAAACTTGGTTTATCTATTTTCAAAGCAACCTTACAAGAAATACCAGGAGATTTTTCCTTTTCTAATCCGACTTTTACCTGGGGCAAGGAAAACCAGGCGAAGCGTTTAGAAGCTTGGACGAAGTTCATTACATTTTACGAAATAATTGCTCTGGATACGGCACTGAACCAATTGGAGGCTGCATATAATGACATTTTGAATTTCTTTGACAGCAAATTCATTCCCCCCTCGTGGGGGATTGTGGTTTTGTCAACTGGACTTAAAGCTTCCATGGAGTCAGTCAGAAAGTATACTTTAAAGCTGATGTTTCAAGTAAAAAATAGGTATGTTTTTACTGTAGATCTCAATGCACTAAGGCGTACCTTTTTGCCTGCAGCTATGCAAGCTCATAACTTTGTTGTTGTGAATGAAAAATGTC
This genomic window contains:
- the RPL9A gene encoding 60S ribosomal protein uL6 (Syntenic homolog of Ashbya gossypii ADL290W; Non-syntenic homolog of Saccharomyces cerevisiae YNL067W (RPL9B) and Syntenic homolog of Saccharomyces cerevisiae YGL147C (RPL9A)); amino-acid sequence: MKYIQTDQVLDIPQGVTVNIKSRIVKVTGPRGYLEKNLKHVDVTFNKVSDRQLTITVHNGDKKHVAALRTVKSLVSNMITGVTKGYKYKMRYVYAHFPINVNVVEKDGAKFIEIRNYLGDKKVRSVPVREGVTVEFSTNVKDEIVLSGNSIENVSQNAADIQQICRARNKDIRKFLDGIYVSEKGLIEQD
- the IWR1 gene encoding Iwr1p (Syntenic homolog of Ashbya gossypii ADL291W; Syntenic homolog of Saccharomyces cerevisiae YDL115C (IWR1)), which translates into the protein MNQTPEVIRVKRRRDEDSLQALLLEEKRSNKKGKYVFKLSKTVDFQSEEDTPLLQLSENDKDKVFILEQPKAAASEEPLPLEITEMLENYLKLNDKQPSSGTIKKPRRRYSNQPTVTELPSLDYVYDIYIREIVSEDEFVFDKGTVGYIRIVEDLGASVLEPEEVSDSQQLSDDEDSNDEDYYRNDYPEDEDDDRSILFGSDSENDEQNTDNSVLVLEQELEEIQDPMQPSEDYEPLFNTLAAEPNLLSSLNTTNYVDLDVEAEQDEYNEQEYYQRPQSDIESFERHQFSPTDEDDPIAIHRDRVMSKLQRMMNDLH
- a CDS encoding short-chain dehydrogenase/reductase (Syntenic homolog of Ashbya gossypii ADL292C; Syntenic homolog of Saccharomyces cerevisiae YDL114W) encodes the protein MISFEGGDDLLPRGNVSRLGVSSLDDIQCNRWESAFISSWKILAAKIIDLAIPIVGLRLDPSKDVALVTGGSGGLGRQLVSELHKKRIITVILDIVPPSGLEKCSNIHFYPCDISAPKIIADVHQKILREVGQVTILINNAAITSDHTLESVDNDRIEKIIHVNLLGAYSLIREFVPSMLEVERGYIVNIASVLGFVSPARLTAYGASKGGLIALHESLIAELEQHMLINIVNPAYPPLVRRRGTIRSLLVCPGKIDTKMFDNAQSPSKIIAPDLDPEYLAKEIVKAIENNRSGTLKLPYYTNMMSYFKALDWPWFTLFRVKSGVDTIISERPEAATPEE
- the ATG20 gene encoding Atg20p (Syntenic homolog of Ashbya gossypii ADL293W; Syntenic homolog of Saccharomyces cerevisiae YDL113C (ATG20)), with amino-acid sequence MMCDSPSSNQTTEHGSNKDTTVEEVMEDNKFNLNFIFDDGQLRNSGEYAGDVEHDVNDCNKDILDDIVTDNCLDMLQNGSNKGSSNLNNVSEISESDTVHMPIVQEDNPFVEHRLERELSQLKASTENRFMESKSDSIDKESYEGISQPPSKSQNSRDEGNDFISNSNESSVSIRERLFPLSVEKSLHASEKIKILEASKVSEGQGRSHITYTVKFGDKIVRRRYSEFESLRKLLIKLFPMSLIPPIPEKQSLTSYGKAITGSDLNYILPPETDGRVDLGTSVIDGSVGNTDQKLVRHRIRMLTSFLNRLLNNSEISKTSIISDFLDPNNTNWNDVMTSSAAISSLPKNVLRCNPLDPTNTTRVHAFLPIPSSPSTQILKGKDEVSTSVDFHPDDLAFFHIEHDYRKYEHILQTGIYKYSRRITKSFNELKQDFRELSDAFAEFAVDETQSSEIKELLSRLSASNTATVTALESLVSRLYYNINEPLCEVVLMIGAARELIQYRKMKFIQRDILKRTLLYKNGQLRKFQEQEEDAKRTNQMASRELSGDRRINLQRIPEPNTQTYKGKIFNNINKLAHIVKETVNYQDQDNKATIPSVQRDIEQIGESLDISESDLKVITETIRDEQLPKFSREKDEEIFDILKNYSKYMREFAEQNLIAWKELKNMEQSA